A window of Streptomyces marispadix contains these coding sequences:
- a CDS encoding DUF503 domain-containing protein, with product MYVGTLSIDLLLGDVRSLKQKRSVVRPIVAELQRKYGVSVAEVAEQDLYRRTRIGLAAVSGDAGHVTDVLDRCERLVAARPEVELLSVRRRFHGEEDD from the coding sequence GTGTATGTGGGGACTCTTTCGATCGACCTGCTGCTGGGCGACGTGCGTTCGCTCAAGCAGAAGCGCTCCGTCGTACGCCCGATCGTCGCCGAACTTCAGCGGAAGTACGGCGTGAGCGTGGCCGAGGTCGCGGAGCAGGATCTCTACCGCCGCACCAGGATCGGGCTGGCGGCGGTCTCGGGGGACGCGGGCCACGTGACGGACGTCCTGGACCGGTGCGAGCGGCTCGTCGCCGCACGCCCGGAAGTGGAACTGCTGTCTGTACGGCGGCGGTTCCACGGAGAAGAAGACGATTAG
- the rbfA gene encoding 30S ribosome-binding factor RbfA — MADNARAKRLADLIREVVAEKLHRGIKDPRLGTHVTVTDTRVTGDLREATVFYTVYGDDEDRKAAAAGLESAKGVLRTAVGAAAGVKHTPSLTFVADALPENARTIDDLLARARASDEEVRKASSGADYAGGADPYRKPGEGEQAEDE, encoded by the coding sequence GTGGCCGACAATGCACGGGCGAAGAGGCTCGCAGACCTCATCCGTGAGGTGGTCGCGGAGAAGCTGCACCGGGGGATCAAGGACCCGCGGCTCGGCACACATGTGACCGTCACGGACACCCGCGTCACCGGCGATCTGCGGGAGGCGACGGTCTTCTACACCGTCTACGGCGACGACGAGGACCGCAAGGCGGCGGCAGCGGGGCTGGAGAGCGCGAAGGGCGTGCTGCGCACCGCCGTCGGTGCGGCGGCGGGAGTGAAGCACACTCCGAGCCTCACCTTCGTCGCGGACGCCCTTCCGGAGAACGCCCGTACCATCGACGACCTTCTCGCACGCGCCAGGGCCTCGGACGAGGAGGTCCGCAAGGCCTCTTCCGGCGCCGACTACGCGGGCGGGGCCGACCCCTACCGCAAGCCGGGCGAGGGCGAACAGGCCGAGGACGAATGA
- the truB gene encoding tRNA pseudouridine(55) synthase TruB, protein MARKKDQEPGGLVVVDKPAGFTSHDVVAKLRGMARTRRVGHAGTLDPMATGVLVIGTGKTTRLLGHLALTDKEYVATVRLGQTTVTDDAEGEVTGAKGASGITGGDLEAAVGRLTGRISQVPSKVSAVKVDGRRSYQRVREGEDVQLAAREITVSAFDVHEVRREQRAEDGTEVVDVLVSVVCSSGTYVRALARDLGELLGTGGHLTALRRTRVGPYRLEDARSPEELQSEVDSGRGVPLVPLGEAAAAAFPRWDVDAEQARMIGNGVQLRVPAGELAGTTGEAAGERGVVVSGTVAGEAEAPGPVAVFDPEGRLVALVEERGGRVKSLAVFV, encoded by the coding sequence GTGGCGCGTAAGAAGGACCAGGAGCCGGGCGGGCTCGTCGTCGTCGACAAGCCCGCTGGCTTCACGTCGCACGACGTCGTCGCGAAGCTGCGCGGCATGGCCCGCACCCGGCGGGTCGGGCATGCGGGGACGCTGGACCCGATGGCCACGGGCGTGCTCGTCATCGGTACGGGGAAGACCACACGGCTGCTCGGCCATCTCGCCCTCACGGACAAGGAGTACGTCGCCACGGTCAGGCTCGGGCAGACGACCGTGACCGACGACGCGGAGGGCGAAGTCACCGGCGCCAAGGGCGCGTCGGGCATCACGGGCGGCGACCTCGAAGCCGCCGTGGGGCGGCTCACGGGGCGCATCAGTCAGGTGCCCTCGAAGGTGAGCGCGGTGAAGGTCGACGGCAGACGCTCCTATCAGCGGGTGCGCGAAGGCGAGGACGTTCAGCTCGCCGCCCGGGAGATCACCGTCTCCGCCTTCGACGTGCACGAAGTACGACGTGAGCAGCGGGCGGAGGACGGCACGGAGGTCGTCGACGTGCTCGTCTCGGTCGTGTGCTCCTCCGGCACCTACGTGCGGGCACTCGCCCGCGACCTGGGCGAACTCCTCGGTACGGGCGGGCACTTGACGGCGCTGCGGCGCACCAGGGTCGGGCCTTACCGGCTGGAGGACGCCCGGTCGCCGGAGGAGCTTCAGAGCGAGGTCGACAGCGGCAGGGGGGTTCCGCTGGTGCCGCTGGGGGAGGCCGCGGCGGCGGCTTTCCCACGCTGGGACGTCGACGCGGAACAGGCGCGGATGATCGGCAACGGGGTGCAACTTCGTGTGCCCGCAGGGGAGTTGGCGGGGACGACGGGGGAGGCCGCAGGGGAACGCGGCGTGGTTGTGAGTGGCACCGTGGCCGGCGAAGCCGAGGCGCCGGGGCCCGTTGCGGTGTTCGATCCGGAGGGGCGACTGGTTGCGCTCGTGGAGGAGCGCGGGGGGCGGGTCAAGAGTCTCGCGGTGTTCGTCTGA
- a CDS encoding four-carbon acid sugar kinase family protein — MAQIVVVADDLTGSNATGALFARLGLHTVTVSDLGQVPRYADAVDVLVVNTGSRRFTPAESYDAVHAAMTAATAGGVLVVKRVDTTLRGNPGRELDAVVDAFTARGAICDVTCDATSNVTQDAARGAANSAASASAPGTASAPATARGAAESASVHAAHAASGAPTPVRVLAVPAFPDAGRTTVGGIHLVDGVPLTRTAAAQDLFSPVRHARVASVIGEQSALSTGEVPLDVVEDGVDAVLEALRGPGADVMVCDATENGHLRTVAAAAARLSAEDGTRWISLDSGPFGAALAAELGVRPSGEAPRILAVVGSTTDATHEQLARTEKALGAHYAVVDPDEAEAEPPRIVRELRAAADSGTSVLGVRVAPSAAGDPGAAERILRCLAEVAVHAVDVLDPGGLYTSGGDVTAAVTGALGAEGFAIEAEVLPLAVAGHLVGGPHSGLPFATKGGLIGGPDAAVACLERLRAMNSRGVASSSGAGSCGPRAASGNSGLTSGTSGAVGVPGAGDGSAPDSAPDSNHRRGEEVSP; from the coding sequence GTGGCGCAGATCGTCGTGGTTGCCGACGACCTCACCGGCAGCAACGCCACCGGCGCTCTCTTCGCACGGCTCGGGCTGCACACTGTCACCGTCAGTGATCTCGGTCAGGTGCCGCGTTATGCGGACGCGGTCGATGTGCTCGTCGTCAACACCGGTTCCCGTCGCTTCACGCCCGCGGAGAGCTACGACGCCGTTCATGCGGCGATGACGGCGGCCACGGCCGGTGGCGTACTCGTCGTCAAGCGCGTGGATACGACTCTGCGCGGCAATCCCGGTCGTGAACTGGACGCAGTGGTCGACGCGTTCACCGCTCGCGGCGCCATCTGCGACGTCACCTGCGACGCCACCAGCAACGTCACCCAGGACGCCGCCCGCGGCGCTGCCAACAGCGCTGCCTCCGCCTCCGCTCCCGGCACCGCCTCCGCCCCCGCCACCGCTCGCGGCGCCGCGGAGAGTGCGTCCGTACATGCCGCACATGCCGCCTCAGGCGCCCCGACTCCCGTACGTGTGCTGGCCGTTCCGGCGTTTCCCGATGCAGGCCGTACGACCGTGGGCGGGATTCATCTCGTGGACGGCGTGCCGCTGACCCGTACGGCCGCCGCGCAGGATCTCTTCAGCCCGGTACGGCATGCCCGGGTCGCGTCCGTCATCGGCGAGCAGAGTGCGCTGAGCACAGGTGAAGTACCGCTCGACGTAGTCGAGGACGGCGTGGACGCGGTGCTGGAGGCACTGCGCGGCCCGGGTGCGGACGTCATGGTCTGCGACGCCACCGAGAACGGTCATCTGCGTACCGTGGCGGCTGCGGCCGCACGGCTGAGCGCCGAGGACGGCACGCGCTGGATCTCTCTCGACTCCGGCCCGTTCGGCGCCGCCCTCGCAGCGGAGCTGGGCGTGCGGCCGTCGGGCGAGGCGCCCCGCATCCTGGCCGTCGTGGGCAGTACCACGGACGCCACCCACGAACAGCTCGCCAGGACCGAGAAGGCGCTCGGCGCGCATTACGCGGTGGTCGATCCGGACGAGGCGGAGGCGGAGCCGCCGCGTATCGTCCGCGAGTTGAGGGCCGCCGCCGACTCCGGCACATCGGTGCTGGGCGTAAGGGTCGCCCCGAGCGCGGCAGGCGATCCCGGCGCGGCGGAACGCATTCTGCGCTGCCTCGCGGAGGTCGCGGTGCACGCCGTGGACGTCCTGGACCCCGGCGGCCTCTACACCTCCGGAGGCGACGTCACCGCTGCGGTCACCGGCGCGCTCGGTGCCGAGGGCTTCGCCATCGAGGCTGAGGTGCTGCCGCTGGCGGTCGCCGGTCATCTCGTCGGCGGACCGCACAGCGGACTGCCTTTCGCCACCAAGGGCGGTCTGATCGGCGGGCCCGACGCCGCCGTGGCCTGCCTTGAACGGCTGCGTGCCATGAACTCCCGTGGCGTGGCAAGTAGTTCGGGCGCGGGATCGTGCGGTCCACGCGCCGCGTCCGGTAACTCGGGTCTCACGTCCGGCACTTCGGGAGCCGTGGGCGTTCCGGGGGCCGGTGACGGCTCCGCGCCGGATTCCGCGCCGGATTCCAACCACCGTAGAGGAGAAGAGGTTTCACCATGA
- the pdxA gene encoding 4-hydroxythreonine-4-phosphate dehydrogenase PdxA — translation MTDRLPVLAVTLGDPAGIGPEITARTLADPRTAELGRGIAVGDAAVLRRAVKVCGLDVEVNAVSSVGEARFAPGTVDVLDLGVAGDDLEWGQVSAVAGRSAVAAIEAATTAAMAGEVDGIVTAPINKEAVWAAGAEHLGHTEMLGELTGAAHFDTMFVVRGLKIFFTTRHVSLRKALDQLDEERVAASIRHAVTALRVFGHDEPRLGVAAVNPHGGENGHFGDEEITALRPAVERTAAEGLDVTGPVPADSVFHQGLQGRFDGVLSHFHDQGHIPAKTVDFDGTVSVTVGLPILRTSVDHGTAFDIAGTGKASPKTMAAAFRAGVDFSAWTERIRAAYGTGA, via the coding sequence ATGACCGACCGCCTTCCCGTCCTCGCCGTCACCCTCGGCGACCCCGCCGGTATCGGGCCGGAGATCACGGCCCGTACGCTCGCCGATCCGCGTACGGCGGAGCTGGGGCGCGGCATCGCCGTCGGAGACGCCGCAGTGCTGCGGCGGGCCGTGAAGGTGTGCGGGCTCGACGTCGAGGTGAACGCGGTGTCGTCGGTCGGCGAGGCGCGCTTCGCGCCGGGCACCGTCGACGTGCTCGACCTCGGTGTGGCCGGTGACGACCTCGAGTGGGGGCAGGTCAGCGCGGTGGCGGGGCGTTCCGCGGTGGCCGCGATCGAGGCCGCAACGACTGCCGCCATGGCGGGCGAAGTCGACGGCATCGTCACCGCGCCCATCAACAAGGAGGCGGTCTGGGCGGCCGGAGCGGAGCATCTCGGCCACACCGAGATGCTCGGCGAACTCACCGGCGCCGCACACTTCGACACGATGTTCGTGGTCCGTGGGCTGAAGATCTTCTTCACCACGCGCCATGTCTCTCTGCGCAAGGCCCTGGACCAGCTCGACGAGGAACGGGTGGCGGCCAGCATCCGCCATGCGGTGACCGCCCTGCGGGTGTTCGGCCACGACGAGCCGCGCCTGGGCGTCGCCGCCGTCAACCCCCACGGAGGGGAGAACGGCCACTTCGGCGACGAGGAGATCACCGCCCTGCGCCCCGCGGTGGAGCGCACCGCGGCGGAGGGCCTGGACGTCACCGGCCCGGTGCCGGCCGACTCCGTCTTCCACCAGGGACTGCAGGGACGGTTCGACGGTGTGCTGTCGCACTTCCACGATCAGGGTCATATCCCGGCCAAGACAGTCGACTTCGACGGCACGGTCTCGGTGACGGTCGGCCTCCCGATCCTTCGTACGTCCGTGGACCACGGCACGGCCTTCGACATCGCGGGCACCGGCAAGGCGTCCCCGAAGACGATGGCGGCGGCGTTCCGCGCCGGTGTCGACTTCAGCGCCTGGACCGAACGCATCCGGGCCGCGTACGGCACCGGGGCCTGA
- a CDS encoding MFS transporter, translated as MTAPASPDGPGDGDRSAAATTPIPARRWTYVIPVAVVMYMLAFLDRSNVSVVLPYMDGDLSLSAADEGMVTGVFFLGYVFLQIPGAILAQRWSARKTVLILMVAWGLAAMACGLVRTKEQFYVARFVLGLFEGGVWPAVLILLASWFPLRERARANALWMACLPVSSIVMAPLSGLMLDHTDWRWVLLLQGFPPLLWAVVWWFAVADHPAQARWISRSEARYVEEALAADEAAKPKTGSGSYPEAVRQRSVLVLIAIYFFWITGFYGFTLWLPSVVKTLTHDGSSTEVGLLSAIPFTVALVVMVANAAWSDRTGKRRQAVAVPLVVAVAALLLGQVVQGGVLGMVLLCVTAGALYAPYGPFWAIPGGVLRIEVVAVAMGLINALGNLGGYVGPYLVGWLTDSTGTSVTGFGVLAAFLAVAVVLVLTGLGPSAGPEAANSPPVASGSRSSPSSSTGPGAVPSQTSHAAYSASSAAKRGAEEGS; from the coding sequence ATGACAGCCCCCGCATCTCCGGACGGTCCCGGAGACGGAGACCGGAGCGCCGCCGCAACGACGCCGATACCCGCCAGGCGCTGGACGTACGTCATCCCCGTCGCCGTGGTGATGTACATGCTGGCGTTCCTCGACCGCAGCAACGTCTCCGTGGTCCTGCCCTATATGGACGGCGACTTGAGCCTTTCGGCCGCCGACGAGGGCATGGTCACCGGCGTCTTCTTCCTCGGCTACGTCTTCCTCCAGATCCCCGGCGCGATCCTGGCGCAGCGCTGGAGTGCCCGTAAGACCGTGCTGATCCTGATGGTCGCGTGGGGTCTCGCCGCCATGGCGTGCGGGCTCGTACGTACGAAGGAGCAGTTCTACGTCGCGCGGTTCGTGCTGGGGCTGTTCGAGGGCGGGGTGTGGCCGGCGGTGCTGATCCTGCTGGCGTCGTGGTTCCCGCTGCGAGAGCGTGCGCGGGCCAACGCGCTGTGGATGGCGTGTCTGCCGGTCTCGTCCATCGTGATGGCCCCGCTCTCCGGCCTGATGCTGGACCACACGGACTGGCGCTGGGTGCTGCTGCTTCAGGGCTTTCCGCCGCTGCTGTGGGCGGTCGTCTGGTGGTTCGCGGTGGCGGACCACCCCGCGCAGGCACGCTGGATCTCGCGGAGCGAGGCCCGGTACGTCGAGGAGGCGCTGGCTGCCGACGAGGCGGCGAAGCCCAAGACGGGTTCAGGTTCCTATCCGGAGGCGGTCAGGCAGCGGTCCGTGCTCGTGCTGATCGCGATCTACTTCTTCTGGATCACCGGGTTCTACGGCTTCACGCTGTGGCTGCCGTCCGTCGTCAAGACCCTTACGCACGACGGTTCTTCGACGGAGGTGGGGCTGCTCAGCGCGATCCCGTTCACCGTGGCGCTGGTGGTGATGGTGGCCAACGCGGCATGGTCGGACCGTACGGGCAAGCGGCGTCAGGCCGTCGCCGTCCCGCTGGTCGTCGCCGTGGCGGCGCTGCTGCTGGGGCAGGTCGTACAGGGCGGCGTGCTCGGGATGGTGCTGCTGTGTGTCACCGCGGGCGCCCTGTACGCGCCGTACGGGCCCTTCTGGGCGATCCCCGGCGGTGTGCTGCGGATCGAGGTGGTGGCGGTCGCCATGGGGCTCATCAACGCCCTGGGGAATCTGGGCGGTTACGTCGGCCCGTATCTCGTGGGGTGGCTGACGGACAGCACGGGTACGAGTGTGACGGGCTTCGGCGTGCTCGCCGCGTTCCTGGCCGTGGCGGTGGTGCTGGTGCTCACCGGGCTGGGTCCTTCGGCCGGGCCGGAGGCGGCGAACTCGCCTCCCGTGGCATCGGGTTCGCGGTCCTCCCCGTCGTCCTCCACGGGGCCGGGTGCGGTGCCGTCCCAGACGTCCCATGCGGCGTACTCAGCTTCGTCGGCGGCCAAGCGCGGTGCGGAGGAAGGCAGTTGA
- a CDS encoding DeoR/GlpR family DNA-binding transcription regulator translates to MSGARVRATRKGTARRRDDILREVLAGNGEISELAARFGISVSTVRRDLQQLAGDGHIHRTYGGAVAGGRSAELTLDEKESGNRAQKDAIARAAAERVCEGDVILIDAGTTTGRLARALKGRGGLTVVTNSTIALGHLAEEQGIELVVLGGRVRRPNGAILGPEGEETLRRLTPDLVFLGADGLHARDGLSCPSLEQAHSKELMAARGREAVVLADSSKLGGSPFPYHARPGGRWTLMTDEDADPGEVSRFAADGTCEVVTVSVTAAA, encoded by the coding sequence TTGAGCGGCGCACGCGTGCGCGCGACCCGAAAGGGCACGGCACGGCGCCGCGACGACATCCTCCGCGAGGTGCTCGCGGGCAACGGTGAGATATCCGAACTCGCCGCCCGCTTCGGCATCTCCGTCTCCACCGTCCGCCGCGATCTGCAACAGCTCGCGGGCGACGGGCACATCCACCGCACCTACGGGGGTGCCGTCGCGGGCGGGCGCTCCGCCGAACTCACCCTGGACGAGAAGGAGTCGGGCAACCGCGCCCAGAAGGACGCCATCGCACGGGCCGCCGCCGAGCGCGTCTGCGAAGGCGACGTGATCCTGATCGACGCGGGTACGACGACGGGGCGGCTGGCACGGGCGCTGAAGGGGCGGGGCGGGCTCACCGTCGTCACCAACTCCACCATCGCTCTGGGACATCTCGCCGAGGAGCAGGGCATCGAACTCGTGGTCCTCGGCGGGCGGGTACGCCGTCCGAACGGTGCGATCCTCGGCCCCGAGGGAGAGGAGACGCTGCGGCGGCTCACCCCCGATCTGGTCTTCCTCGGCGCCGACGGGCTGCACGCCCGCGACGGTCTCTCGTGCCCAAGCCTCGAACAGGCCCATTCCAAGGAGCTGATGGCGGCGCGCGGACGTGAGGCGGTCGTGCTCGCGGACTCCTCCAAGCTGGGCGGCAGTCCCTTTCCGTACCACGCGCGTCCCGGGGGTCGTTGGACGCTCATGACGGATGAGGACGCGGACCCTGGGGAGGTGTCGCGGTTCGCGGCGGACGGGACCTGCGAGGTCGTGACCGTGAGCGTGACCGCGGCTGCCTAG